A stretch of the Actinomycetota bacterium genome encodes the following:
- a CDS encoding glycosyltransferase, translating into MLPTVPVPPKRLDDLLADTGEEAVERLREAAEPLKGARILMLNSTAFGGGVAELLQTQVGILQDLGIEAVWAVMEGADPFFDVTKTVHNGMQGAEVAWTRGMERTYWDTARENAERLVDERFDVWFIHDPQPVGIRRILAEYGHDDGTWIWRCHIDLSDPNAAVWGFFEPFVNAYDGAIFTMEEFSQPGLDGPEVAFIPPSIDPTSAKNVDLSTATVHDLIATFGVDPDRPIVTQVSRFDPWKDPIGVIDVYRVVREEVGDLQLVLAGSMAHDDPEGMRYLDLTEEHRRDDPDIHLLTNVQMVGNTDINAFQRASVVGIQKSLREGFGLVVAEAMWKRKPVVGGNVGGVRLQIEEGKSGYLVDSVEDCAQRTIELLRDPDLCRAMGEAARARVHERFLTTRELEDYLRLIGRLAGGGNGSGGDGV; encoded by the coding sequence GTGCTCCCCACCGTTCCCGTTCCGCCCAAACGCCTCGACGACCTGCTCGCCGACACGGGAGAGGAGGCGGTCGAGCGACTGCGGGAGGCGGCCGAGCCGCTGAAGGGCGCTCGGATCCTCATGCTGAACAGCACCGCGTTCGGAGGCGGGGTCGCGGAGCTGCTCCAGACGCAGGTGGGGATCCTCCAGGACCTGGGGATCGAAGCCGTCTGGGCCGTCATGGAAGGCGCCGACCCCTTCTTCGACGTCACCAAGACCGTGCACAACGGCATGCAGGGCGCCGAGGTCGCGTGGACCCGCGGCATGGAACGCACCTATTGGGACACCGCCCGGGAGAACGCAGAACGACTCGTCGATGAGCGCTTCGACGTCTGGTTCATCCACGATCCCCAGCCCGTCGGGATCCGGCGGATCCTGGCAGAGTACGGACACGACGACGGCACCTGGATCTGGCGTTGTCACATCGACCTCTCGGACCCTAACGCCGCGGTCTGGGGGTTCTTCGAACCGTTCGTGAACGCCTACGACGGTGCGATCTTCACGATGGAGGAGTTCTCCCAGCCGGGGCTTGACGGCCCCGAGGTCGCCTTCATCCCGCCGTCGATCGATCCGACGTCGGCGAAGAACGTCGACCTGTCCACCGCGACGGTCCACGACCTGATCGCGACCTTCGGGGTCGACCCCGATCGTCCGATCGTCACGCAGGTCTCGCGATTCGACCCGTGGAAGGATCCGATCGGCGTGATCGATGTCTACCGCGTCGTGCGCGAGGAGGTCGGCGATCTGCAGCTCGTGTTGGCCGGATCGATGGCGCACGACGACCCGGAGGGGATGCGCTACCTCGACCTCACCGAGGAGCACCGGCGCGACGACCCCGACATCCATCTGCTTACCAACGTCCAGATGGTGGGCAACACCGACATCAACGCCTTCCAGCGAGCATCGGTCGTGGGGATCCAGAAGTCGCTGCGCGAGGGCTTCGGCCTCGTGGTCGCCGAGGCGATGTGGAAGCGCAAGCCGGTCGTCGGCGGCAACGTCGGCGGGGTCCGCCTCCAGATCGAGGAGGGCAAGAGCGGCTACCTCGTCGACTCGGTGGAGGACTGCGCGCAGCGGACGATCGAGCTGCTCCGCGACCCGGATCTCTGTCGAGCGATGGGGGAGGCGGCCCGGGCCCGGGTCCACGAACGGTTCCTCACGACCCGCGAGCTGGAGGACTACCTCCGCCTGATCGGACGTCTGGCCGGCGGGGGAAACGGCTCGGGAGGCGACGGCGTGTGA
- a CDS encoding LytR C-terminal domain-containing protein — MANPSRFLLIVALVVGGILVLANAFEAPTVAANPEPAASPTKEKPNKQNGGQQTGDQQNAGDPDAGTTGDEPVTDITGLRIAVFNATDATGLAGTVDVILTRPKNGAQQAMEPGDSAEALETTGLYYEEDPDGANQAAAEYIAQEVLEVRDATIAPLGDAPGILINGEPSKISADVQVAVFVGSDYTS, encoded by the coding sequence ATGGCGAATCCGTCCCGGTTCCTGCTCATCGTTGCGCTGGTGGTCGGCGGCATCCTCGTGCTCGCGAACGCCTTCGAGGCTCCCACCGTGGCCGCCAACCCCGAGCCCGCGGCCTCTCCGACCAAGGAGAAGCCGAACAAGCAGAACGGCGGGCAGCAGACGGGGGACCAGCAGAACGCGGGTGACCCGGACGCCGGCACCACCGGCGACGAGCCGGTCACCGACATCACCGGCCTGCGCATCGCGGTCTTCAACGCGACCGATGCGACCGGGCTCGCAGGGACGGTCGACGTGATCCTCACGCGGCCGAAGAACGGAGCCCAGCAGGCGATGGAACCGGGTGACTCGGCCGAGGCTCTCGAAACGACCGGCCTGTACTACGAGGAAGACCCCGACGGCGCGAACCAGGCGGCCGCGGAGTACATCGCGCAGGAGGTCCTCGAGGTGCGCGACGCGACGATCGCGCCGCTCGGCGATGCCCCGGGGATCCTGATCAACGGCGAGCCGTCGAAGATCAGCGCCGATGTGCAGGTCGCCGTGTTCGTCGGTTCCGACTACACGTCCTGA
- a CDS encoding HAD hydrolase family protein, whose amino-acid sequence MLYADLDGTLVGPGGSLFAAGDPSPSIRAAEAVRSLHEAGVELVLVSGRGRPGLFEPSRILGADAFIAELGGLLVERISTEEIVVPNFGAFEGTGSPYEAMARTGAAAFLLERFEGFLEPFRRFNLPSARVASMLFRGYVDPAEATEALGSAGYGWLAVHDNGRVHGGSPALRVTTPHAIHLTPKGVDKPSAIALHRARHGIEREHAAAVGDSRSDLAMASEVGTAFLVANGVAGDIEDAPANAWVTASVHGDGFAEAVACLLG is encoded by the coding sequence GTGCTCTACGCGGACCTGGACGGCACGCTCGTGGGACCTGGAGGATCGCTGTTCGCCGCAGGCGACCCGTCGCCGTCGATCCGCGCTGCGGAGGCCGTTCGGTCGCTGCACGAGGCGGGCGTGGAGCTGGTGCTCGTGAGCGGCCGCGGACGGCCGGGGCTCTTCGAGCCCTCCCGGATCCTCGGGGCCGACGCCTTCATCGCGGAGCTCGGCGGTCTGCTCGTGGAGCGGATCTCGACCGAGGAGATCGTCGTCCCGAACTTCGGAGCCTTCGAGGGAACGGGAAGCCCCTACGAAGCGATGGCCCGGACGGGGGCGGCCGCGTTCCTCCTCGAGCGCTTCGAGGGGTTCCTCGAACCCTTCCGGCGGTTCAACCTCCCAAGCGCCCGCGTCGCCTCGATGCTGTTCCGTGGGTACGTCGACCCCGCCGAGGCCACCGAGGCGCTCGGATCCGCGGGATACGGCTGGCTGGCCGTCCACGACAACGGCCGGGTGCACGGCGGATCTCCCGCGCTGCGGGTCACGACGCCGCACGCGATCCACCTCACGCCGAAGGGGGTCGACAAGCCGTCGGCGATCGCGCTGCACCGAGCACGCCATGGGATCGAACGCGAGCACGCGGCGGCGGTCGGGGACTCCCGGTCCGACCTTGCGATGGCCTCGGAGGTCGGCACCGCGTTCCTCGTGGCCAATGGGGTGGCGGGGGACATCGAGGACGCACCGGCGAACGCATGGGTCACCGCGTCCGTCCACGGGGATGGGTTCGCCGAAGCCGTGGCGTGCCTGCTGGGCTGA
- a CDS encoding DUF5679 domain-containing protein has product MAEYEAYCVKCREKRKFEGTETTLKNGRKAAKGQCPVCGTNVMRILGKSG; this is encoded by the coding sequence GTGGCCGAGTACGAGGCGTACTGCGTGAAGTGCCGCGAGAAGAGGAAGTTCGAAGGCACGGAGACCACGCTGAAGAACGGACGGAAGGCCGCGAAGGGCCAGTGCCCCGTGTGCGGTACGAACGTGATGCGGATCCTGGGGAAGTCCGGCTAG
- a CDS encoding trehalose-6-phosphate synthase, whose protein sequence is MSDTSVDRGPLVVASNRGPVTFELGADSSLSWSRGSGGLVTALTGALEDTHGEWVAATMSEGDVEAERRAGNRPIDLGPDGLDLRMRFLEVPPEIYDGYYNGIANGVLWFAFHYLWDTVRSPTFVEETFDAWDDYVRVNQMFADALAEDTTEDTTYLIQDYHLALVPRMLREHRPDALIAHFSHTPFAGASYIRILPNRIRDELLHGMLGADVLGFQGHDWAENFLNAARLLPSARVDLTRSRIRVEGREVLVRAHPVSVDAAALRQTAGTPEIRQRRAELAGWRGDAKLLLRVDRLELSKNIPRGFIAFERMLEREPSWRGRVKFLAMLSPSRQELPEYRTYGDECREEAERINRKYATKTWTPIEVRIREDYEGALAAYAEYDALLVNPVFDGMNLVAMEGPLLNRRHGVLALSRNAGAFHRLGRYAVPLNPFDIEETAAAIHEALTMPEHERARRARGLSRLVLANPPHRWVSDQLADLERVRRRRVARAAAV, encoded by the coding sequence GTGAGCGACACCTCGGTGGACCGCGGCCCGCTCGTCGTTGCGTCCAACCGAGGTCCAGTGACGTTCGAGCTCGGCGCGGACTCGTCCCTGTCGTGGAGCCGCGGGAGCGGGGGACTGGTCACCGCGCTCACCGGCGCCCTCGAGGACACCCACGGCGAGTGGGTCGCCGCCACGATGAGCGAGGGGGACGTCGAGGCCGAGCGACGTGCGGGCAACAGGCCGATCGACCTCGGTCCCGACGGTCTCGACCTGCGGATGCGCTTCCTCGAGGTGCCGCCGGAGATCTACGACGGGTACTACAACGGGATCGCGAACGGCGTGCTGTGGTTCGCGTTCCACTACCTGTGGGACACGGTGCGCTCGCCCACGTTCGTCGAGGAGACGTTCGATGCCTGGGATGACTACGTTCGCGTCAACCAGATGTTCGCCGACGCCCTTGCCGAGGACACGACCGAGGACACGACGTACCTGATCCAGGACTACCACCTGGCGCTGGTCCCGAGGATGCTCCGCGAGCACCGTCCCGACGCGCTGATCGCCCATTTCTCGCACACACCCTTCGCCGGTGCCAGCTACATCCGGATCCTGCCGAACCGGATACGGGACGAGCTGCTCCACGGCATGCTCGGGGCCGACGTGCTGGGGTTCCAGGGACACGACTGGGCGGAGAACTTCCTCAACGCCGCACGGCTGCTCCCGAGCGCGCGCGTGGACCTCACCCGCTCGCGGATCCGCGTCGAGGGACGCGAGGTGCTCGTGCGGGCCCATCCCGTCTCCGTGGACGCCGCCGCGCTGCGCCAGACAGCGGGAACGCCCGAGATCCGGCAACGGCGCGCCGAGTTGGCCGGATGGCGTGGCGACGCGAAACTGCTACTGCGTGTCGACCGGCTCGAACTCTCGAAGAACATCCCTCGGGGGTTCATCGCCTTCGAGCGGATGCTCGAGCGAGAGCCCTCGTGGCGCGGCCGGGTGAAGTTCCTCGCGATGCTTTCGCCCTCGCGTCAGGAACTGCCCGAGTACCGGACCTACGGCGACGAGTGCCGCGAAGAGGCAGAGCGGATCAACCGGAAGTACGCGACGAAGACCTGGACCCCGATCGAGGTCCGGATCCGCGAGGACTACGAAGGCGCGCTGGCCGCGTACGCCGAGTACGACGCCCTCCTCGTGAATCCGGTGTTCGACGGCATGAACCTGGTCGCCATGGAAGGACCGCTGTTGAACCGTCGCCACGGGGTGCTCGCCCTGTCGCGCAACGCGGGTGCGTTCCACCGGCTCGGGCGGTACGCGGTGCCGCTCAACCCCTTCGACATCGAGGAGACGGCCGCTGCGATCCACGAGGCGCTTACGATGCCCGAACACGAGCGCGCCCGGCGAGCCCGGGGATTGTCGCGGCTCGTGCTGGCGAACCCGCCGCACCGATGGGTGTCCGACCAGCTCGCGGATCTCGAACGCGTGCGCCGGCGACGGGTCGCGCGCGCGGCTGCGGTGTGA
- a CDS encoding Rrf2 family transcriptional regulator translates to MLKVSQKLEYAIRALIELSLRREEGHLIPAREIAEEQQVPLRFLEQQLGSLSKAGLVESFRGAGGGCRLAKPPDQIRMSEVAEAIEGQTVPMFCLSPEDHTCFQDSRCGLQGFWADVALAVQRVFDETTIADLAARHAASTAPTVFSPDQLLSRLN, encoded by the coding sequence GTGCTCAAGGTCTCACAGAAGCTCGAATACGCGATCCGGGCATTGATCGAGCTGTCGCTGCGTCGCGAAGAGGGTCACCTGATCCCGGCGCGCGAGATCGCCGAGGAGCAGCAGGTTCCGCTGCGGTTCCTCGAACAGCAGCTCGGATCCCTGTCGAAGGCCGGACTCGTGGAGAGCTTCCGTGGGGCGGGCGGTGGATGCCGGCTCGCGAAGCCGCCCGACCAGATCCGGATGTCCGAGGTGGCCGAGGCGATCGAGGGACAGACGGTTCCGATGTTCTGCCTGAGTCCGGAGGATCACACCTGCTTCCAAGACAGCAGGTGCGGGCTGCAGGGGTTCTGGGCTGACGTGGCACTGGCGGTCCAACGCGTGTTCGACGAAACGACGATCGCCGATCTGGCGGCCCGGCACGCCGCGTCGACGGCGCCGACCGTGTTCTCTCCCGACCAGCTGCTGTCCCGTCTGAACTGA
- the acs gene encoding acetate--CoA ligase, whose protein sequence is MTEVEQTIDALLNEKRVFEPSEGFRARALVTDRTIYEHAAADPEAFWAEQAERLSWFRTWDTVMDWKPPWVRWFDGGTLNASYNCLDRHVEAGGGDKVAFHWEGEPEGDVRTVTYAELHEEVCRFANGLKQLGVRKGDRVNIYLGMVPELPVAMLACARIGAPHSVVFGGFSAEALKDRINDAGAKVLITADGGWRRGAVVPLKQNAEEALRDTPTIEHVITVRRTGTEHPFVQGRDHWYHELIAEQSTECEPEEMAAEDLLFLLYTSGTTGKPKGIVHTTGGYLTQVATTHKLIFDIHEDDVYWCAADIGWVTGHSYIVYGPLANHSTGILYEGAPDFPDKDRLWEIAERYRATILYTAPTAIRAFMRWGTQYPEAHDLSSIRLLGSVGEPINPEAWIWYWKYIGGERAPVVDTWWQTETGAILITPLPGVTRLKPGSATDPFPGIEADVYDELGDPVPLGGGGYLVLKRPWPAIARTIWGDDDRYVQTYFDMYGPETYIAGDGAKRDEEGSYWLLGRIDDVMNVAGHRLSTYEIESALVDDPKVAEAAVVSRPDELVGEAIVAYVTLKSGVEGDEAVAKELREHVATLIGKIARPHGIIFTPDLPKTRSGKIMRRLLRDVARGRPLGDVTTLQNGEILQQIEQEVEAGGADD, encoded by the coding sequence ATGACCGAGGTCGAGCAGACGATCGACGCGCTCCTGAACGAGAAGCGGGTCTTCGAGCCTTCGGAGGGATTCCGGGCACGGGCCCTCGTCACGGACCGGACGATCTACGAGCACGCCGCCGCCGATCCCGAGGCGTTCTGGGCCGAGCAGGCCGAACGACTCAGCTGGTTCCGAACCTGGGACACCGTGATGGATTGGAAGCCGCCGTGGGTCCGCTGGTTCGACGGCGGCACGCTGAACGCCTCGTACAACTGCCTCGACCGGCACGTCGAGGCCGGCGGGGGCGACAAGGTCGCGTTCCATTGGGAGGGAGAGCCGGAGGGGGATGTCCGAACCGTCACCTATGCCGAGCTGCACGAGGAGGTGTGCCGGTTCGCGAACGGCCTGAAGCAGCTCGGCGTCCGCAAGGGCGATCGGGTGAACATCTACCTCGGCATGGTCCCGGAGCTGCCCGTCGCGATGCTGGCCTGTGCTCGGATCGGCGCTCCACACTCGGTCGTGTTCGGTGGGTTCTCCGCCGAGGCGTTGAAGGATCGGATCAACGACGCGGGCGCGAAGGTGTTGATCACCGCCGACGGCGGCTGGCGTCGCGGCGCGGTCGTGCCCTTGAAACAGAACGCGGAAGAGGCATTGCGGGACACACCGACGATCGAGCACGTGATCACCGTCCGGCGCACCGGCACCGAGCATCCGTTCGTGCAGGGACGTGACCACTGGTACCACGAGCTGATCGCGGAGCAATCCACCGAATGCGAACCCGAGGAGATGGCGGCCGAGGACCTGTTGTTCCTGCTGTACACGAGCGGCACGACCGGCAAGCCCAAGGGCATCGTTCACACGACCGGTGGCTACCTGACACAGGTCGCGACGACCCACAAGCTGATCTTCGACATCCACGAGGACGACGTCTACTGGTGCGCGGCCGACATCGGCTGGGTGACCGGCCACAGCTACATCGTCTACGGCCCGCTCGCGAACCACTCGACGGGCATCCTCTACGAGGGCGCGCCCGACTTCCCCGACAAGGACCGTCTCTGGGAGATCGCGGAGCGCTACCGAGCCACGATCCTGTACACGGCGCCGACGGCGATCCGTGCCTTCATGCGCTGGGGAACGCAGTACCCGGAGGCGCACGACCTGTCGTCGATCCGGCTCCTGGGCTCGGTCGGGGAGCCGATCAACCCTGAGGCGTGGATCTGGTACTGGAAGTACATCGGAGGCGAACGGGCACCGGTCGTCGACACGTGGTGGCAGACCGAGACGGGAGCGATCCTGATCACGCCGCTCCCGGGCGTCACCCGTCTCAAGCCCGGATCGGCGACCGATCCGTTCCCCGGTATCGAGGCGGATGTGTACGACGAACTCGGGGACCCCGTTCCGCTCGGGGGAGGTGGGTATCTCGTCTTGAAGCGCCCATGGCCCGCGATCGCGCGGACGATCTGGGGTGATGACGACCGGTACGTGCAGACCTACTTCGACATGTACGGTCCCGAGACCTACATCGCCGGGGACGGTGCGAAGCGGGACGAGGAGGGCTCGTACTGGCTCCTGGGGCGGATCGACGACGTGATGAACGTCGCGGGCCACCGCTTGTCGACCTACGAGATCGAGTCGGCTCTCGTCGACGACCCGAAGGTCGCCGAAGCAGCGGTCGTCTCGCGCCCGGACGAGCTCGTCGGCGAGGCGATCGTCGCCTACGTGACCCTGAAGTCGGGGGTCGAAGGCGACGAAGCCGTGGCGAAGGAGCTCCGCGAGCACGTCGCGACGCTGATCGGCAAGATCGCGCGTCCGCACGGGATCATCTTCACCCCCGACCTGCCCAAGACCCGCTCGGGGAAGATCATGCGGCGTCTGCTCCGCGACGTCGCCCGCGGCCGCCCGCTCGGCGACGTCACCACGCTGCAGAACGGGGAGATCCTCCAGCAGATCGAGCAGGAGGTCGAGGCCGGCGGCGCCGACGACTGA
- the otsB gene encoding trehalose-phosphatase, which yields MLDPLRERPDRAGILLDFDGSLSPIVARPEQAAPVAGATEVLAALVERFQLVAVVSGRASAELIERIGVPGLVYEGLYGLEDAASELTHAIRPRVDSAAGIVPEAWVEDKGVSLAVHYRQAPDPTAARRTLVAMLDPVAIEGGMELIEGKMVLELVPPDRPMKGGVVERLVGTAALDAVLFAGDDVADIDAFAALGRLTAGGLHVVRVAVLGLETPPELAAAADLRVEGPAGLVELLRTLV from the coding sequence GTGCTCGATCCGCTCCGCGAGCGGCCGGACCGCGCGGGGATTCTCCTGGACTTCGACGGGTCGCTCTCCCCGATCGTCGCGCGGCCCGAGCAGGCGGCGCCGGTAGCCGGAGCGACCGAGGTGCTCGCCGCCCTCGTCGAGCGCTTCCAACTCGTGGCCGTCGTCTCGGGGCGGGCTTCCGCCGAGCTGATCGAGCGGATCGGCGTTCCGGGGCTCGTCTACGAGGGCCTCTACGGCTTGGAAGACGCCGCATCGGAGCTGACGCATGCGATCCGACCCCGTGTCGACTCGGCAGCCGGCATCGTTCCCGAGGCATGGGTCGAAGACAAGGGCGTGTCGCTGGCGGTGCACTATCGTCAGGCGCCCGACCCCACCGCCGCCCGTCGAACCCTCGTGGCCATGCTCGACCCGGTGGCGATCGAGGGTGGGATGGAGCTGATCGAGGGGAAGATGGTGCTCGAGCTCGTCCCGCCCGACCGGCCGATGAAGGGCGGGGTCGTGGAGCGGCTCGTTGGGACCGCGGCGCTCGATGCCGTCCTGTTCGCGGGCGACGATGTGGCCGACATCGACGCGTTCGCAGCACTCGGGCGCCTGACGGCCGGCGGTCTTCATGTGGTGCGCGTTGCCGTGCTCGGCCTCGAGACCCCCCCGGAGCTGGCGGCCGCCGCGGATCTGCGTGTCGAGGGGCCCGCGGGTCTCGTCGAGCTGCTCCGGACGCTCGTCTGA
- a CDS encoding DUF3263 domain-containing protein, which produces MDGVVPAGKAGGDASALDERSRDILDFEREWWKHPGPKERRIRDRFDISAARYHQLLHRIIDSPDALTYDPMLVRRLRRLREQRRRKRYARRLGVER; this is translated from the coding sequence ATGGACGGCGTGGTCCCCGCGGGGAAGGCGGGGGGTGACGCTTCGGCGCTCGACGAGCGCTCCCGCGACATCCTCGATTTCGAGCGCGAGTGGTGGAAACACCCCGGGCCGAAGGAACGTCGTATCCGTGACCGCTTCGACATCTCCGCGGCCCGCTACCACCAGTTGCTGCACCGGATCATCGACTCCCCCGACGCGCTCACCTACGATCCCATGCTCGTCCGTCGTCTCCGACGGTTACGGGAACAGCGGCGCCGCAAGCGGTACGCGCGGCGACTCGGCGTCGAGCGCTGA
- a CDS encoding ATP-binding protein, with the protein MVEDTPDPGSDDDPISSDLVEQRRATAEGRRNADHRPAAQLNMLHSLAAKLGSLNDVEEIGGAITTELGTIIDYHNCRIYLIQDDGRTLWPIVFRGQIGEYIDETFEELSSVVGEGITGRVAESGESLLVENALWIEWAVTIEGTDDIDESMLVVPMKIGERVVGVIVLSSLGVGLFDEDDQRLLEVLAAHAATAFENAKLLQREREAAETSTALLALSQALTRVHDVEAVLQTATERAAELLPGRPIFTCLRDPASGDYRLCAVRGFDIDAARAAGGSVDIDAESVDPLLLSVNEPFVISRERLEQLPERYRLGGGDPSDVLVAPVRFEPDGFAAIGIVAPTVDAGFSERDHRLAQGLADLTSLALGNARRFGELERFYELVEGTDAVFWEADPRTLRFTFLSGRASEVLGDLGEDPHWGDHAIEADRGQAIARIRGGTRDRRSVIAEYRVGEGERAIWIRDLVSVVTDPTGEVELVRGMMVDITERKRAEEALKVSERKYSEAFEREREAATRLRALDEMKNTFLEAVSHDLRTPLTSILGSAITLERTALDMPADDALDLVHRIATNARKLERLLGDLLDLDRLQRGIIAPQRRPTDVGALVRLAAEQTELLGGREVEIDATPVIASIDAAKVERIVENLLVNAARHTPLEAKLWVHVLAFGSGVEVVVEDDGPGVPEAQREAIFEPFRQLPGAADHSPGVGIGLSLVARFAELHGGRAWVDERPGGGAAFHVQLPGG; encoded by the coding sequence ATGGTGGAGGACACCCCGGATCCCGGTTCCGACGACGACCCGATCTCGTCCGATCTCGTCGAGCAGCGCCGGGCCACCGCGGAGGGTCGCCGCAACGCCGATCATCGGCCGGCCGCGCAGCTCAACATGCTCCACAGCCTCGCGGCCAAGCTCGGCAGCCTGAACGACGTCGAGGAGATCGGCGGGGCGATCACGACCGAGCTCGGCACGATCATCGACTACCACAACTGCCGCATCTATCTGATCCAGGACGACGGGCGAACGTTGTGGCCGATCGTGTTCCGCGGCCAGATCGGTGAGTACATCGACGAGACGTTCGAGGAACTCTCCAGCGTCGTCGGCGAAGGGATCACGGGTCGCGTCGCCGAGTCGGGCGAATCGCTCCTGGTCGAGAACGCGCTGTGGATCGAGTGGGCGGTCACGATCGAGGGCACCGACGACATCGACGAGTCGATGCTCGTCGTGCCGATGAAGATCGGCGAGCGCGTCGTCGGTGTGATCGTTTTGTCGAGCCTCGGTGTCGGACTCTTCGACGAGGACGACCAGCGTCTGCTCGAGGTCCTCGCCGCGCACGCGGCAACCGCGTTCGAGAACGCGAAGCTCCTCCAGCGCGAGCGCGAGGCCGCGGAGACCTCGACCGCGCTGCTGGCCCTGTCGCAGGCTCTCACCCGGGTCCACGACGTCGAAGCGGTGCTGCAGACGGCGACCGAGCGCGCGGCCGAGCTCCTCCCGGGACGTCCGATCTTCACCTGCCTGCGCGACCCCGCCTCGGGCGACTACCGGCTGTGCGCCGTCCGGGGGTTCGACATCGACGCGGCGCGCGCCGCCGGGGGCTCCGTGGACATCGACGCGGAGAGCGTGGACCCGCTGTTGCTGTCGGTCAACGAGCCGTTCGTGATCTCGCGCGAGCGGCTCGAACAGCTTCCGGAACGGTACCGACTGGGCGGGGGCGATCCGAGCGACGTGCTGGTTGCGCCCGTCCGATTCGAGCCGGACGGGTTCGCGGCGATCGGGATCGTGGCACCAACGGTCGACGCCGGCTTCTCCGAGCGCGACCATCGGCTCGCCCAGGGACTGGCGGACCTGACGTCGCTCGCGCTCGGCAACGCCCGTCGCTTCGGCGAGCTCGAGCGCTTCTACGAACTCGTGGAGGGCACCGATGCGGTGTTCTGGGAGGCCGACCCCCGCACCCTGCGGTTCACGTTCCTGTCGGGCAGGGCCTCCGAGGTGCTCGGAGACCTGGGCGAGGACCCGCACTGGGGCGACCATGCGATCGAGGCCGACCGCGGGCAGGCGATCGCGCGGATCCGCGGAGGAACGCGTGACCGCCGATCGGTGATCGCGGAGTACCGAGTCGGCGAGGGCGAGCGCGCGATCTGGATCCGGGACCTCGTGAGCGTCGTCACCGATCCCACGGGCGAGGTCGAGCTCGTTCGCGGCATGATGGTCGACATCACCGAGCGGAAGCGCGCCGAGGAAGCGCTGAAGGTCAGCGAACGGAAGTACTCGGAGGCGTTCGAGCGGGAACGAGAGGCGGCGACCCGGTTGCGCGCGCTCGACGAGATGAAGAACACGTTCCTCGAGGCGGTGTCCCACGATCTCCGCACGCCGCTGACCTCGATCCTCGGTTCCGCGATCACCCTCGAGCGCACGGCGCTGGACATGCCGGCTGACGACGCGCTCGATCTCGTCCATCGGATCGCGACGAACGCGCGCAAGCTCGAGCGCCTGCTGGGAGACCTGCTCGACCTCGATCGTCTGCAGCGCGGCATCATCGCGCCGCAGCGTCGCCCGACCGACGTGGGCGCGTTGGTGCGGCTCGCCGCGGAACAGACGGAGCTGCTCGGCGGCCGCGAGGTCGAGATCGACGCGACGCCGGTGATCGCGTCGATAGACGCGGCCAAGGTCGAGCGGATCGTCGAGAACCTGCTCGTGAACGCGGCGCGGCACACGCCGCTCGAGGCCAAGCTCTGGGTCCATGTGCTCGCGTTCGGCTCTGGGGTCGAGGTCGTCGTCGAGGACGACGGGCCCGGCGTCCCCGAGGCACAGCGGGAGGCGATCTTCGAGCCATTCCGTCAGCTCCCGGGAGCCGCCGATCACTCCCCGGGCGTGGGGATCGGCCTGTCTCTCGTAGCCCGCTTCGCCGAGCTCCACGGCGGCCGGGCCTGGGTCGACGAGCGCCCGGGTGGCGGCGCGGCGTTCCACGTGCAATTGCCCGGTGGATGA